The DNA sequence GGGTACATACATTGACACTGTACACACACGGGCCACGACTTGGCCAGCAATCTCCCTTCTTTGCCAGCGACCGCTCAGAGTTGTTTGGTGATTCGCGAATAATCCACGTACTGAAAAGTGTGAATATATGTATACTACTTGGTAATTGAAACCGCAGCACTGGTTCAAGGGTGTATCTCGAGTGCTGAGACTCCTGTAGTTTAAACAAGTTTGCTATGTTGCGAGTTCTCGTCATATCTACCTCATACACAGCTACCCAATTGTACCAGAGGAAAcattttttaagtatttataaagttCTAAAATTCCCCAAAGGCTTTTCCATTGCGTTATACTTTGTGTGTAACTTTCAATTCACTTGTTATCTCGCTGTTTAAGCCTGCGTCTCAGCCTGAGATAGGCAACAGCTGAGCTAGTAAGATAAAATGTTTAAGTGCCATGTAAAAGTAATCCGAGATAATAAAGAGATAAAGCAGCGAAAAAAGCGAGATAATTCTTTTGTTTTAATGTATATAGCAAATCTTCCTTTCGATTTCCTTTTGGTGGATTTGAAGACTGAAACTGGAAGACGCTATTTCCATCATCTGATTCCGTGCCCTATTCTCGTTCCACATGCAAGTTCTTGCACTCGTCGCCGTATTTGCACGTTCCGCTCCGATAAAACTTgcatttctgctgcttctttgttgGTGAGCCAGAGTGAGAATCCCATATTGGCGTTGCCGTTACTCTCCAGTCTCTGGAGGCGCCCTTGGTCGACCCAGCCCCGGATCGAGGCGATTGATGACCAGGAGAATCCTGAGCTGGAACTGGCTGAAACAAGCCAGGAATCTTCTCAATTCCCATATCTAATTGCTTGTAATCATCTTGAAACTTGATATCAGTTGAGGTCACCAGCGTGAACCGGTCTCTGATGCCCGAATATGTCGTCAAATCAGCAATGTACCCGCTGTCGTGACAGCCCGCGAAAAAGATGTGCTTGCACTGCGGGTTCGTGGCATATAGATTGAGTGCAGCGCGCAGCTTCAAATCAGCCGTCTCTTCCCACTCTCCGACGTCGACAAAGTCGAAGAGCCCATGAGACCTGTTGAAGCCGGCGACAAACGGAGCGAGGGATCGCTTCTCGGGACCTACCAAGCGTGCTTTGTAGAGAGTCTTGGATAAGCCGGCAATGTCTGCATATACTCGCACCATGATCTGGCAGTGCTCGAGGTCTTTTGCCTTGAGGCTGTCCATGATAGACTCGGTGAGGAGTTGTGCTGCAGTTCGTCCACCCTCAGCACCGTCGCTCACTAAGCTTTCGTGGAAGACGTAAGCATCGCCGTCAACCAGGATAAGCACAAAAGGATTcccgccttggcctttggACAGCTGTTTGTATCTTTCTCTACCCTcacgctcttcttcataatCGCTCTTGAGGCGCTTATAATTCTCAAGCAAAACGGCATATCGGTCCAGTATGTTGGGCAGCGTGGTGCTAATACGGAACTGAGCCAACTGGATGGCCGCTTGTTCAAGGTCATCATCGTTGAGCATTATAGCCTCTGCGAGTTACGACCGTGTAAAAAAGGTAGTGATGAGGCCAGTGTTGACGAAATAATGCAGGCTGGTGGCGAGCTTCTCTTCTTAGTTTTGCGCTTCTTGAGAAACGCTTATATGGAAGTGACAACTTGATGCTCTTCAGCTTTATTAATTCGCAAGGACAACTCAAAAGACGTGGGTGGCATCGCCTTTTTAACGCTTTGGAAATCCATATGCGGAGGCGGAATACGACCCACTATAACTCACCTGATGCCATCTTTTTA is a window from the Trichoderma atroviride chromosome 5, complete sequence genome containing:
- a CDS encoding uncharacterized protein (EggNog:ENOG41~antiSMASH:Cluster_5.5) produces the protein MLNDDDLEQAAIQLAQFRISTTLPNILDRYAVLLENYKRLKSDYEEEREGRERYKQLSKGQGGNPFVLILVDGDAYVFHESLVSDGAEGGRTAAQLLTESIMDSLKAKDLEHCQIMVRVYADIAGLSKTLYKARLVGPEKRSLAPFVAGFNRSHGLFDFVDVGEWEETADLKLRAALNLYATNPQCKHIFFAGCHDSGYIADLTTYSGIRDRFTLVTSTDIKFQDDYKQLDMGIEKIPGLFQPVPAQDSPGHQSPRSGAGSTKGASRDWRVTATPIWDSHSGSPTKKQQKCKFYRSGTCKYGDECKNLHVERE